A genomic stretch from Flavobacterium humidisoli includes:
- a CDS encoding type IX secretion system membrane protein PorP/SprF — translation MKLYIKSLETYFILICSFITVCASAQQDPEYTQYMYNTMAVNPAYAGSTGTIEAALLYRSQWVGMPGAPETQSFSIHAPLRNEKLGVGLSIVNDKIGPSNELYLDGNFSYSLPLGYEKRLAFGLKAGTRMLNIDWSKGRYYDDDDVLLNQNINNQMKLAVGAGIYYYTEKWYVGFSIPSFIQNDYYDDVKESIDYDRLHYYLMGGYVFDLNPNLKFKPAFLVKAVSGAPLTADISANFMIQEKFVIGGAYRTDDSISILAGFQISPSFYLGYAFDYTVSQLNKYNDGSHEIILRYQFVKNQSKIKSPRFF, via the coding sequence ATGAAACTATATATAAAATCATTAGAAACATATTTCATTTTAATATGTTCTTTTATTACGGTTTGCGCTTCGGCACAACAAGATCCCGAATATACCCAGTATATGTATAATACTATGGCGGTAAATCCAGCGTATGCTGGGTCTACCGGAACCATAGAAGCAGCACTTTTATATCGTTCTCAATGGGTCGGAATGCCTGGAGCACCAGAAACACAGTCTTTCTCTATTCATGCTCCTCTTAGAAATGAAAAATTAGGAGTAGGTTTAAGTATTGTAAATGATAAAATAGGACCTTCAAATGAACTATATCTTGATGGAAACTTCTCTTACTCATTGCCTCTCGGATATGAAAAAAGATTAGCTTTTGGTCTAAAAGCCGGTACGAGAATGTTAAACATCGATTGGTCTAAAGGAAGGTATTACGATGATGATGATGTTTTGTTAAATCAGAACATTAATAATCAGATGAAACTAGCTGTAGGAGCGGGTATTTACTACTATACAGAAAAATGGTATGTAGGATTCTCTATTCCGAGTTTTATTCAGAATGATTACTATGACGATGTAAAGGAATCTATAGATTATGATCGTTTGCATTACTATTTAATGGGGGGATATGTTTTTGATTTGAATCCAAATTTGAAATTTAAACCAGCATTTTTAGTAAAAGCAGTAAGTGGAGCACCGCTTACCGCAGATATTTCAGCAAATTTCATGATTCAAGAAAAGTTTGTTATAGGAGGAGCGTATCGAACAGATGATTCGATAAGCATACTGGCAGGTTTTCAAATATCGCCAAGTTTCTATCTTGGATATGCTTTTGATTATACTGTAAGCCAATTGAATAAATACAATGATGGTTCACACGAGATCATCTTGCGTTATCAATTTGTGAAAAACCAAAGCAAAATTAAATCTCCTCGATTCTTCTAA